The DNA segment CAATCGAATTCTTGGGTTTAGAATTTGCTTAGAGTTCATTTCTTCGAAAAAAATACCATCCTTCACATTCTTTAGCGATGCTCACATCCTTCCATGTTTTCAAATTTTCTTTGTTTTCCGTCACCCCCCATTGAAAAGAATCAAAGGATTGATTTTTGAAATCTCCATCCCAAGAGGTATTAGCAATCCAAGGGTAGTACACACCGTCTTTTGTGAAAGGAACGAGAGTCCACTGTTTGTTAGAAAACGCATAACTGTATTTGATGGGCCAGTAGGTGGCGGCACCTGGAATTTTTGGATCAAACTCTGACAAACACTCCATTCGGTGTTTTCGTTTTTCCTCACCTTCTCTCACTTTGGCGACAAGTTCTGAATGTTTTCCGAGATAAAACAAAAAACAAGCAACTGACAACACAATTGGAATTCCAAAACGGAATAAGGGAATCCGTTCCAAAATCCGAGAGCTAAAAAATAAAATTCCAAAAGGTAAAAAATACAGATAACGTATGTTAAGTTCTGTTTCGATGAGGAATAAAAAAAATACAGTGATGAAAGGGGATAAAAACAAAATCAAAGTAAGAAAAAAATCCTTCTTTTGATCCTTTACCAATGAAATGAATAGGTAAAAAATTCCGATCACCAAATACCATTGGAACCACTCCGAGAGGAGAGGATGTTTTGAAACGGATTGTACGAGACCTTGCCAAACTACACTTGGATCTAAGACAATGGAATGGAAGGTAGAATTGAATTTGGAGAATAACTGTAAATTGTTTGTGCCGATGGTTCCAATTCCGAAAAAACGAAGTCCTTTCCCGATGGATTTTGCTAGATACATTCCCAACAAACCGATGCTCAATGGTCCAATGCTTTTCCAGCGTAAATGAAAGACAGCATAACAAATCAAAAAAGGAGCGATGTTGACAAAAAACCAATACTCCGATACCCAAACCATGGTCATGAGGAATAAAAATGGAAACCAAACCTTACCATTTGTTTGTTTCCATTGTTCCAATAAAACCAATGTCCATGTTGCAAAAAATAAGATCATGGCATGGAACCCTGGTAAATAAAATTGCCCTAATAAATTGGGGTCGTAACCTGCGAAAACCAAAAACCCAAGAGCCACTAAGTAGGAGTATCGTTTTGGCATTCCTAGTTGTTTGGCAAAAGTAAAGGGCAAAACAAAGGAAATAAATCCAAAAACTAAATGGAACCCATACAGAGAGGGAACTATAGGAAATAACAAAATTCCGATGAGAATCTCTGGAAAAAGATAGGTACAAGGGGGAAGGTTCCAACCACGAATGCCACCAAAACCCCCAGTCCAAAAATCCCGCGCAAACAAATACGGATATAAAACATCACTATCTGTTCCTTCTCCCAAATGGTTTTCATACACAACATCATAGAACAGATGAAAGCTGGCAAAGAGAACCAAAAGGAAAAGGATTGGTTTTAGGATTCGCATCAATAACTAGGGCATTTTCGTTCAAAGATTTTAAATCGTTCTGGAAACTCTAGTTCCACAACAATTCGTTTGTCTGTCACAAAAGGATGAGGGAAATCTAATTTTTTGGCAAAGAGAAGAAGTCCGTATTGTGTGTAATCTTTTGCTGACCTTGAGTACAAACTGTCCCCAACCACCGGGCATCCTATTTTTGCCATATGAACACGGATTTGGTGGGTACGACCTGTCTCAAGTCCTAGTTTCATCAAACTAAACTTTCTCCCTGTTTGGGTTTGGACAATTTTTTCTGTTTTGTAATGTGTGATAGCCATTCTTCCATCTTCTCTAACACACATCTTCACTCGTTCTACAGGATGGCGGCCAATCGGCATTTGAATCGTGCCTTCGGCTTCTACGGGTGCTTGTAATACCCAAGCATAGTACGTTTTATCCACAAGACGATCTTGGAAGAGTTTAGACAATGCTGCATGTGCTCTGTCTGTTTTGGCAATGATGAGAACCCCTTCTGTTGGTTTGTCCAATCGATGGACAATACCTGGACGGCGTTCACCACCAGTACCAGATAAGTTCTTAAATTGGTGGAGGAGTCCATTCACAAGAGAAGGCGAATCGTCACCAGGCCCACTGTGGCAAGCGATCCCCGCTTTTTTATGGATCACCATAAACTCTTCTTCATCATACAAAACAGGGATATCCATTGGGATGGGTTCCAATCGAGATGGTGGTCTTGCGATGACATCCACCACATACTCTTCTCCTAAAGTCACCTTATAGCCGTTTTTATGGACAACTTGGTCCTTTGTTTTGTTTGTTACAAAGCCAGAATCGATCCATTTTTGAACGGTAGAACGGCTAAGATCGTCTCCAGCGTTGTCTTTTAGGAAAACGTCTAAGCGACTTTGGTCATAATCTTCGGAAACAGTTACAAATATTTGCATTTTCGGTTGTTATCTAATGAAAAGAACTAAACTATGGAAACATTAAGGTAGGTCAACTGATGAAAAAAGGATTTTTTTTAAGCCTCATCCTCCTCGTAGGTCTTTCTATTTCATTCACGAACTGTTCGTCTTCTGAAGAAAAAGAAACTCCAAAAGAAACGTCCACAACTACGGACAACACAACTGCAGTTTCTTCCAGAGATCTCAATGGAGCTCTTTTGGACGAAATCAACGTAGCACTCAAAGACTACCGTTACCCAGATGGCGTTCGTCGCAGAGGATTTAGCTACAAACAAGCTGACATCCAAGCAGAAGATTTCAAAACTTGGGCAAAAGACAATGTTGCTTACATCAAAGACGCTCTTGCAAAACTTCCTGACAGTTATGCAATCGAAATCACTGGTCACGCAGATGCTTCTGGTCCAGAAGAAGCGGAAGGTGCTAAAAAAGGAAACGGTTACTACTCACAAATCCGTTCTGATGCTGTAAAAGCAGCACTTGTAAAACAAGGGATCCCTGCAGAAAGAATTGTCACAAAAGCAGCTGGTTCTTCTAAACCAATTTCTGGTTTTGATGAAAAAGACGCGATCAACCGTCGTGTGACATTCCAAGTTGTTTCTAAATAAGAAATTCTATTTTCTTACCTAGAGACCTTTCTCTAAATGAAGCCCACCATTTGGTGGGTTTTTTTATGTCCGGAAAATGGGTTTGGATCAATTGAATGGGTTGTTAAAAATTTCGGGCGCCTCGCAATGGTTATGCGAATCAAAATTTTACGATCACCGACCGCGCTATCCGCTCCAATCTTTCCCTCAAGGGAAAGGATTTCCGCTTCTATCGCTGGCGCTGGGGGAATAAAACATAAATGTCAGACGCAAGATTATTTTGGATCAAAAAGGGATATGAATTCGTTTCCATCTATGGTTTTGAGAAATTAAAAATCGAAAAACTAGCAAGAGTCATGGAAAAACCAAAATCCTCATTCTATTATTTATTTGTCGATTTGGAAAACTATACAAAACATTTGTTGGATTTTCATTTTCAACAATGCCTCCATATCTCTCAAAAAGAGTCTCTATGTGAAACCATTGACCCCGGTTTAGTCGAAATTTTAACTGAACATAAAATAGATCTTTTGTTCAATAAACAATTGAGAATCCATCGTCAGAATCCAAACTTTAATGAAGTGATCATCAAAACAGATGAAATTGTCATCATTCCATTTTTAAATATTTGGAAGAATGATTTAAAATTAGAAATGTCTGAGTCTCAATGGAATGGATTATTCTCGTTAGCCTTGGAAAATTTTTATCTTCAAATTCATATTGAGATTTTAACAGAGATTTGGCTTAGAGAATATTTTTCTAATTTAAAATCTGTAATATTGAATATCGCTGGGAAATAATCACTGTACGAGACCGTACAGTGATTATCTCAAGTATCATAAATATTCGATTGAGATTTTTCTGAAATTTTTCCTATTTAGTTTATAAATTTAAATTGAAAGGATTTTTATGACTCTTGAATTTCAAAAATTTTATCTTAAGGTAACAGCTGTCGTCATCGCCTTGTTTGCTCCTGTATTCTTTTTGGGGACTATGCCGGAAACCTCTGAGCTTGCTAGACTAACATTGGATTTGTTGAGTTGGCCAATTGATGGAAAGACAACTTATTCATCGCCCGATACAAGGTTTTTATCTGCCTTAACCGGTGGATTTTTATTAGGATGGGGAGTGAATGTATGGATGTTGACTCATTTCGTTTATGATAAAGCTCCAAATGAAGTGAGAATTTCTGTTCTAATTGGTTTGATTTCATGGTTTTTTTTAGACAGTGCAGGATCAATTGCATCAGGTAATATCTCGAATGCAATATTCAATGTTTTAGTATTGTTAGTTGCAGTCGGCCCTTTATGGGTATCCGCTAAAAAGTAATTCGATTTGTCTTCTTTTCGAATATTAGCGAAGAGAAGGCTTAATCTCCGAATGAATTTTGGAAATTAAATGAACCAAATTTTCAAAAATTAATTTCATGATTTTCATTCTTAATCCATAGTTTCAATATGTTTCAGTCAATCGAAGAATACATTGAGTCTTTACCGGAAGGCAAAAAAGAATCCTTTCTCAAATTGCGAAGTGTCGTGAAAAAAAATCTGCCAAAAGGATTTGAAGAGACCTTCCAATACAATATGATTGGGTATGTAGTTCCAAAAAAAATCTATCCTGCTGGATACCATGCCAACCCAGAACTTGCCCTACCGTTTCTCTACATTGCTTTGCAGAAAAGTGGACTTGCTTTGTATCATATGGGGATTTATGCGGATCCAACTCTATTAAAATGGTTCCAAGCGGAATACCCGAAACAATCTCATTCCAAATTGGATATGGGGAAAAGTTGCATTCGGTTCAAAAAATCGGAAGACATCCCTTGGAAACTCATTGGTGAACTTTTACAAAAGATGAACCCCAAAGATTGGATCACCTTATATGAAGCCAATCTCAACGGGAAAAAACCGAGGGAAGACAAAACGAAAAAGAAGATGGCGAAGAAAGTAGCTTCTAAAAAGAAAAATTTAAATCAATAAGATGATAACTATTCTTTTGATTTGGTAAGGTAATGATTTAAACCTACTGTAGCATTATGTTTAAAAAATTGAGACATTAATTTGGAATCGAAATTGGCATTGGATTGAACCAGATTTCGAATGAGCTAGTCAATGCACCGAAGCAGTTTTTAGAATTAAAAAGCGCCGGACATTTTCCTTATGAAGAACCAGGTGTAAGTATGTTAAAAGAATCTGTAACAAAATTTATATTATATTTAAATCCAAAATGAGAATCATATTATTTCCCTTTTTAACTCAAAAAGGATTGGCAATTGTGATCCTTGTAATGGTGTTCTCGTCATGTACTTAATTTTTAAATATTTAATTACGGCAGCTCTTGTTGTCTTCATCTCGGAAGTCGCCAAACGAAACGACCGATTAGGAAGTTTGATAGCTTAACTTCCTTTTGTAAAAATTTTAACACTTGTTTGGTTAATAATGGAAAATGTACCAAATCAAAAAATATCGAATCATGCATATTATACTTTTTGGTTTGTGATTCCCACCTTACCAATGTTTTTAATATTTCCTCGACTCAATCAATGGGTTGGATTCTGGACTTCCTTATTTGTAAGTATTTTATTGACAATATTTCTATTTTATTTGTTCCAAATGATTTTGAGTCGTTTTGGCATCCATTTGTTTGATTAAAACTTTTGATTTTCAAAACTTTTTATAAACTTACAAATCTTATCGTTTTGTCTAAAGATTATGAAAGTTGAATATTTTACAAAGTGGGAAAAAGACTCCCATTTAATCATCACTCGATTGACTGGTTTTGTAACAGAATTGGATGTTAAGGAATGGGAACTTGGATTAAACCAAGTGTTTCAAGATTTACCGAAAGGAACCAAGTTTAAAATGTTTGTCAATTTACATGGTCTAAACCCTAGTTCTGTAACTGCACATAAAGCCTATCGAAGTGTAATTCCACTTTTGCTTAGTCAGTATGGATGGAGGATTGGGTATTTGGATTTGTTTGAAGAGGCAAATGATTTGACTACTTCAAAAACAAATGATAGCGAATGTTATGCGGCTGTACATTGCCACCAAGACGGTTATAAAATCCAAGAGTATGAAAGAAGATTTGGAAAGGGAAATGAACATTTTTATGAAGATCCCGTATTCTCTGAAGCTTGGATTCGTAGCTATGAATACCCAACATTTGTTTCTTCTTGAAACGAATGGAAACAACCACAAAAATTGATAGAAATCAAACGAATTCCTCGGATATCTTTTGATTTGGATCAAAAAATCCATCTGAATTGAGGAACTAAAAATGAAACTAAATGTATTGATGCCGACTAACTTCAAAATTGCCTACCGAAAAGAAATCCAAAACTATAAGGATAGTTTGTCGCAAAACAATGAATTGGCTGCATGGAGATATTTGGAAAGAGCACATATCATTGGACAATATTATCCAGTTCCTCATACAGGAAGCCATTTCCGAATGTTTCTTTTCGGGATTCGGAAAGGAGACCTCAAAGAAATTTATGGTCAATTCATTCGTATGGTCTTTGGTTGGATTGGTAGTTTGTTCAACCGAATTCCTGTTGGAAATACGGGAAGTGCATCAGTGCCTATATTTGCACCCATGCCAATTCCTGATGACTTACGATCCCTTCTTCACAATGCAGATACTGAAGCAAAAGGACTTTCTGGATTCAAAGAATAATTGTTTCGAATCACAATCGTTTTACTTTTCTGCGATAAGTAAAAATAAAGAAGCATCTTGGTTCATAAAAACTTTTTTTTCTTCTAAGATGACTTTTGCGTTAACTGTATGGTATCCGATTGTTTTTAAGATGGATTCCAAATCTTCAAGTAGGAATCCATTATGAATTTTTGAATGGGATACTTTTTCATTTTTACAGAAATCTACAATGAATAATTTTCCATTGGGTTTTAAATGGTCATATAGAAATTTTAATATCGATTGAGTATCTGGTATATGTAGAAGTACCAAAGACAAAAGGATATTGTCTACAAGGAAAGACTTGTCCAGAGCCATATCGGAAGGGGACATCGTTTTAGCATTTTTAATTCCTTGCGATTTGATTTTGAAATTTGCCACATCCAACATAGGAAGGGAGTCATCACACAAGATGACTTGTTTGTAATTGGAACACAATGGTATACCCAAAAGTCCAGTCCCACATCCAAAATCTAATAATGAACTTTCATTTGTATTGTGAAGAAAAGGTACTAATTTATCTAAAATTCGTTTCGCCAATTGGATACGATCATCGGTATCGTATAGTTTGGCCATTTGATCAAAAACATTTGTTTCCATATTGATTCTGTTTAGACTTGCATTTGTTTCTTGTTGAATTCTTGGAATACAACATTTCTCTAAAAACTCACCATCATTCCCAAATACATTCCATACAAACGATCAAAGTTTTCTGATTTTTTAGGTAAATTGATTTCCCAATCGCCTGAGAAGGAAGT comes from the Leptospira ellinghausenii genome and includes:
- a CDS encoding RluA family pseudouridine synthase; this encodes MQIFVTVSEDYDQSRLDVFLKDNAGDDLSRSTVQKWIDSGFVTNKTKDQVVHKNGYKVTLGEEYVVDVIARPPSRLEPIPMDIPVLYDEEEFMVIHKKAGIACHSGPGDDSPSLVNGLLHQFKNLSGTGGERRPGIVHRLDKPTEGVLIIAKTDRAHAALSKLFQDRLVDKTYYAWVLQAPVEAEGTIQMPIGRHPVERVKMCVREDGRMAITHYKTEKIVQTQTGRKFSLMKLGLETGRTHQIRVHMAKIGCPVVGDSLYSRSAKDYTQYGLLLFAKKLDFPHPFVTDKRIVVELEFPERFKIFERKCPSY
- the loa22 gene encoding OmpA family outer membrane lipoprotein Loa22, coding for MMKKGFFLSLILLVGLSISFTNCSSSEEKETPKETSTTTDNTTAVSSRDLNGALLDEINVALKDYRYPDGVRRRGFSYKQADIQAEDFKTWAKDNVAYIKDALAKLPDSYAIEITGHADASGPEEAEGAKKGNGYYSQIRSDAVKAALVKQGIPAERIVTKAAGSSKPISGFDEKDAINRRVTFQVVSK
- a CDS encoding TetR/AcrR family transcriptional regulator, whose amino-acid sequence is MSDARLFWIKKGYEFVSIYGFEKLKIEKLARVMEKPKSSFYYLFVDLENYTKHLLDFHFQQCLHISQKESLCETIDPGLVEILTEHKIDLLFNKQLRIHRQNPNFNEVIIKTDEIVIIPFLNIWKNDLKLEMSESQWNGLFSLALENFYLQIHIEILTEIWLREYFSNLKSVILNIAGK
- a CDS encoding DUF1801 domain-containing protein — protein: MFQSIEEYIESLPEGKKESFLKLRSVVKKNLPKGFEETFQYNMIGYVVPKKIYPAGYHANPELALPFLYIALQKSGLALYHMGIYADPTLLKWFQAEYPKQSHSKLDMGKSCIRFKKSEDIPWKLIGELLQKMNPKDWITLYEANLNGKKPREDKTKKKMAKKVASKKKNLNQ
- a CDS encoding DUF3703 domain-containing protein encodes the protein MKLNVLMPTNFKIAYRKEIQNYKDSLSQNNELAAWRYLERAHIIGQYYPVPHTGSHFRMFLFGIRKGDLKEIYGQFIRMVFGWIGSLFNRIPVGNTGSASVPIFAPMPIPDDLRSLLHNADTEAKGLSGFKE
- a CDS encoding class I SAM-dependent methyltransferase, whose amino-acid sequence is METNVFDQMAKLYDTDDRIQLAKRILDKLVPFLHNTNESSLLDFGCGTGLLGIPLCSNYKQVILCDDSLPMLDVANFKIKSQGIKNAKTMSPSDMALDKSFLVDNILLSLVLLHIPDTQSILKFLYDHLKPNGKLFIVDFCKNEKVSHSKIHNGFLLEDLESILKTIGYHTVNAKVILEEKKVFMNQDASLFLLIAEK